Proteins from one Ornithobacterium rhinotracheale genomic window:
- a CDS encoding DEAD/DEAH box helicase, whose amino-acid sequence MRKSNNSFSGSKSGRGKRGFASKKNGKSFNNSSRRNDSFGDSERGGREEKSFRFKGGKSRRTSGGGGRGKGGNGKKRGSFIPVEKFIHKGKPIQEVKYEATQRYDEMPIHPKLLKNILDMGFVSPTAVQEKAFAPISEIKDVLGVANTGTGKTAAYLIPIINAMLLSETRFFTLVMVPTRELAEQVEDEFRKLSKGLKLFGASFIGGRSISNDLRKLRKDFDFVIGTPGRLVDLSKRNALKFENFSVLILDEFDRMLDMGFSQDVNFITQKMSNRDQTLLFSATVDKTQKEIVDNILNNPVEIKVSQGNATAEHIDQDVMYYNRKDKFEVLLSMLEDEGFDKVMIFAETKRAVSELSDKLKKARIKSDEIHGDKTQSYRKIALKDFKSGKTKVLVGTDVAARGLDISDVTHVINYQVPQDYETYIHRIGRTGRAGKKGKAYTFVEKK is encoded by the coding sequence GAAAATCTTTTAACAACTCTTCTAGAAGAAACGATTCTTTTGGGGATTCCGAAAGAGGAGGAAGAGAAGAGAAATCATTCAGATTTAAAGGCGGTAAAAGCAGAAGGACTTCTGGAGGTGGCGGACGAGGAAAAGGCGGAAACGGCAAAAAACGTGGAAGTTTTATCCCAGTAGAGAAATTCATTCACAAAGGGAAACCAATTCAAGAAGTGAAATACGAGGCAACGCAGCGTTACGACGAGATGCCTATTCATCCTAAATTATTGAAAAATATTTTGGATATGGGATTTGTAAGTCCTACAGCTGTTCAAGAAAAAGCATTTGCCCCTATCAGCGAAATTAAAGATGTTTTGGGTGTAGCCAACACAGGAACAGGGAAAACAGCGGCGTATTTGATACCTATTATCAACGCCATGCTTTTAAGCGAAACTCGTTTCTTTACACTTGTTATGGTGCCTACAAGAGAATTAGCTGAGCAGGTAGAAGATGAATTTAGAAAATTATCTAAAGGGCTTAAACTTTTCGGTGCTTCATTCATTGGAGGGCGTAGCATAAGCAATGATTTGCGCAAACTGAGAAAAGATTTTGATTTTGTAATAGGTACGCCAGGTAGATTGGTAGATTTAAGCAAAAGAAATGCTTTGAAATTCGAGAATTTTTCGGTTTTAATCTTAGATGAATTTGACCGTATGCTCGATATGGGATTCAGTCAAGATGTGAATTTCATTACACAAAAAATGAGCAACCGAGACCAAACTTTATTGTTCTCTGCTACAGTAGATAAAACACAAAAAGAAATCGTAGATAATATTCTAAACAATCCAGTGGAAATTAAAGTTTCACAAGGAAATGCTACGGCTGAACACATCGACCAAGATGTAATGTACTATAATAGAAAAGATAAATTTGAAGTATTGCTTTCTATGTTAGAGGATGAAGGATTTGATAAAGTGATGATTTTTGCAGAAACCAAACGCGCCGTGAGCGAATTGAGCGACAAGCTGAAAAAAGCGAGAATTAAAAGTGACGAAATACACGGAGATAAAACGCAAAGCTATCGTAAAATAGCACTAAAAGACTTTAAATCAGGAAAAACCAAAGTTTTGGTAGGTACCGATGTTGCTGCAAGAGGATTAGACATCAGCGATGTTACACATGTGATCAATTACCAAGTGCCACAAGATTACGAAACTTATATTCACCGAATAGGTAGAACAGGTCGTGCCGGCAAAAAAGGTAAAGCCTATACTTTTGTAGAAAAGAAATAA
- a CDS encoding ROK family protein, producing the protein MSKKYALGVDVGGSHISCCAVDMDTQKLVKESFKREKLSHTDTKENILKTWAKAINECMESVGVGNVLGLGFAMPGPFNYKEGISMLEHKYPNLYKTHIPTALNEYLIQKQEMRFLNDASAFAVGVAWIGKGKGKEKVVVITLGTGFGSAYIDGGVPIVEREDVAPEGCLWHLKFKDGIADEYFSTRWFTGEYEKRTGKAIQGVKDVIDTPLKDELFTEFGENLGNFMAPWLNKFNADILVMGGNISLAYPHFEKALLETLKQNGNQTPVAVSELMEDAAMIGAARTFDETYWAKVKDNLPKF; encoded by the coding sequence ATGAGTAAAAAATATGCTTTAGGCGTGGATGTAGGCGGTAGCCATATCAGCTGTTGTGCAGTGGATATGGACACTCAAAAATTGGTAAAAGAAAGTTTCAAAAGAGAAAAACTCTCGCATACCGATACCAAAGAAAATATTTTAAAAACATGGGCAAAGGCAATCAACGAGTGTATGGAAAGCGTGGGGGTAGGCAATGTGCTCGGTTTGGGCTTTGCAATGCCAGGGCCATTTAATTATAAAGAAGGTATCTCAATGCTTGAGCACAAATATCCCAATCTGTATAAAACCCATATTCCTACGGCTTTAAACGAATATTTAATCCAAAAACAAGAAATGCGATTCTTGAATGATGCCTCTGCATTTGCGGTAGGCGTGGCTTGGATAGGCAAAGGAAAAGGCAAGGAGAAAGTAGTAGTCATCACGCTTGGAACGGGCTTTGGTAGTGCATACATCGATGGGGGCGTGCCTATCGTGGAGCGCGAAGATGTGGCACCAGAAGGCTGTTTGTGGCATTTGAAATTCAAAGATGGCATTGCCGATGAATACTTTAGCACCCGCTGGTTTACAGGAGAGTACGAAAAGAGAACGGGTAAAGCCATTCAAGGGGTAAAAGATGTGATTGATACGCCATTGAAAGATGAATTATTTACTGAGTTTGGCGAGAATTTAGGAAACTTCATGGCTCCTTGGCTTAATAAATTTAATGCCGATATCTTAGTCATGGGCGGAAACATTTCGCTGGCTTATCCACATTTTGAAAAAGCATTGCTCGAAACTTTAAAACAAAATGGAAACCAAACGCCTGTGGCTGTTTCGGAACTAATGGAAGACGCAGCGATGATTGGTGCCGCACGCACTTTTGACGAAACTTATTGGGCAAAGGTAAAAGATAATTTACCGAAGTTTTAG
- a CDS encoding YfbM family protein: MCACYYLLNKEDELLNLSSKGEEELLDYIDENLSESEDLVDIDKMWDALHFVFTGSECGIDLENPLSIAVAGEIELEISDGLVALVSKEKIPQVVKALSEFDMPKALENFSMQKCKEAELYPDIWDYDDELEVIKEELQVAYDELLALYQKAEEQRKSVLVTIY; this comes from the coding sequence ATGTGTGCTTGTTATTATTTGTTAAATAAGGAAGATGAACTTTTAAATCTTTCGAGCAAAGGCGAAGAGGAATTGTTAGATTATATTGACGAAAATTTAAGCGAAAGCGAAGACCTTGTGGATATTGATAAAATGTGGGACGCCTTGCACTTTGTGTTTACTGGCTCCGAATGCGGTATCGATTTGGAAAATCCTTTATCTATTGCCGTAGCAGGAGAAATTGAATTAGAAATCAGCGATGGACTCGTGGCATTGGTAAGTAAAGAAAAAATCCCCCAAGTGGTAAAAGCACTTTCCGAATTTGATATGCCTAAGGCATTAGAAAATTTTAGTATGCAAAAATGCAAAGAGGCAGAACTTTACCCCGACATTTGGGATTATGATGATGAATTAGAAGTAATAAAAGAAGAATTGCAAGTAGCTTACGATGAGCTTTTAGCCTTGTATCAAAAGGCAGAAGAACAGAGGAA